A single window of Paroedura picta isolate Pp20150507F chromosome 8, Ppicta_v3.0, whole genome shotgun sequence DNA harbors:
- the LOC143843872 gene encoding synaptotagmin-15-like yields MTEQVAAVVGGVIGGILLLVLIGIAAYYFWKKVYLQASYEELTSPSSPVEKSPGLQKPADGQSSSSVQPQNSRTRTVPFIVPPKFHKQAWIDMTNGEQIQEDSDLYVTPDSGPRSSFHSLAGAYQVGVINPELYKFPEDKSETDFPEGSIGRLWFSVEYEQDSEKLLVSLIKARKLQPPSASCSPFVKIYLLPDERRYLQSKIKRKNLNPQFEEDFVFQVSSNTLYRRTLKFCVYHVDKQKKHVLLGQVMFPLKNETLSGENKVVIWRDLEAETLEPPSEHGDIQFSLSYNDYLGRLTVVVLRARGLRVQNDKQAAGVFVQVSLMNHNQFIKSKRTSPVLGSSDPLYNETFSFKVDQIELDSASLSLSVIQNGAGNETCSLGRVVVGPFMYTRGKELEHWEEMVSKPKELVKRWHALAVST; encoded by the exons AACAGGTAGCTGCTGTGGTCGGAGGTGTGATTGGTGGAATTCTTTTATTGGTCCTTATTGGGATTGCAGCGTACTACTTTTGGAAGAAGGTGTACCTGCAGGCTTCTTACGAAGAACTTACCAGCCCTTCTTCACCTGTCGAAAAGTCACCTGGTCTGCAGAAACCAGCTGATGGCCAATCATCGTCTTCAGTTCAGCCTCAAAATTCAAG AACGAGAACCGTCCCTTTTATCGTTCCACCAAAATTTCATAAGCAAGCCTGGATCGACATGACAAATGGAGAACAAATTCAAGAGGACAGTGATCTGTACGTGACCCCTGACTCCGGCCCTCGATCTTCTTTCCATTCCTTAG CCGGAGCATACCAGGTTGGAGTCATCAACCCGGAGCTGTATAAGTTTCCCGAGGACAAAAGCGAGACAGACTTCCCCGAAGGCAGCATTGGCCGGCTGTGGTTCTCAGTGGAGTACGAGCAGGATTCAGAAAAGCTCCTTGTCTCCTTGATCAAAGCCCGGAAGCTCCAGCCTCCATCCGCCTCCTGTAGCCCCTTCGTGAAAATCTACCTGCTCCCGGATGAAAGGCGATATTTGCAGTCCAAGATCAAGCGCAAAAATCTCAACCCGCAGTTTGAAGAGGATTTTGTTTTCCAG GTTTCCAGCAACACCTTATATCGGAGGACGCTGAAATTTTGTGTCTACCATGTGGACAAACAAAAGAAGCACGTACTCTTAGGCCAAGTAATGTTCCCTCTGAAAAACGAAACCCTGAGCGGAGAAAACAAAGTTGTCATCTGGAGAGACTTGGAAGCAGAAACCCTGGAG CCCCCTTCTGAGCATGGCGACATCCAGTTTTCCCTCAGCTACAATGACTACCTGGGTCGCCTCACGGTGGTGGTCCTGAGAGCCAGAGGCCTGAGAGTCCAGAACGACAAACAGGCTGCCG GCGTGTTTGTCCAAGTGTCACTCATGAACCACAATCAATTCATCAAGAGCAAGAGGACCTCACCTGTCCTAGGATCCTCGGATCCGTTGTACAACGAGACGTTCAGCTTTAAGGTTGACCAGATAGAGCTGGACTCTGCAAGCTTAAGCCTGTCTGTGATCCAGAATGGGGCGGGAAATG AAACCTGCTCACTGGGCCGGGTGGTAGTCGGGCCCTTCATGTACACCAGGGGCAAGGAGCTGGAACACTGGGAAGAGATGGTCAGCAAGCCCAAGGAGCTGGTGAAGAGGTGGCACGCGCTTGCCGTGAGCACCTGA
- the SHLD2 gene encoding shieldin complex subunit 2 isoform X2, producing MAGASQIYIFFGAPTLSTSPKAADEENFLSTTAEPWRKLHLSFTKDNFDLCTKKCKDPKGTGYHTTSDGTSASYTKSDFTANFEKKCGLVDRFLMDHVINGRSNETKENSESSGNLSHVNEDGNTDNHSKHLRHQQFPSDGNTDEQPVKLLEKAEGDTMIHNHLGISPVISGPQNISRSVTSVLQGDKLSHFQCDHDKPHEICCTDITNESKKLLDLNSRLALSADTEFRSILTSSQVALLSRRPAAGHKELEDEFTKVKGMEMGGSCMETGEALAPSVQLNEKSGTHSNVGERNLHPDNESSPELFTPDSTSKDSRLTYFTRETNFQKNVIVSTGLLHSASDGTNDEIHIQPWKSGILCSQVDNSPKGSSKRSRALEDVLPAANFAIAGQQLSKKTKLAYSSAWPVLPREHLKIPSLKKLQKHPSLLKDCACKGQKYNVLVTVLHPCHIKEIQMKSGTKLSPKVPLATIVVFDQSEIQRKVVLWRAAAFWSLTVFPGDIIMLTDVGVYEDHWAGEILLQSTYTSQLLNLGSCLAIQPKEFSHVVHINILQELLEYVSSKHACLQALPQRVPQKLDSIQNVLLDQLQTDTLVHSIVIIVNIAVLTDHIWQFKYLFAKRNPVSGDIELHTTPWSSFECLFDDDKRAVEFKEKFDRGIKSLTRVSSLPAYLEEKRSGIIQVRAHISELKFAVASSPHGQLVFDAFTSLQYIFDSLSRITYTGCAKCGLELQMDDNKIYKQCFSCLPLNKIKIFYRPALMTVEDGGYAIPLQVVPELMEKMFLNIPADWLNKTIEPFLDTTYGMIVADLCHSLVTDTKASYLLKMRSQFVLDENSCPLEKNFYLLGLHIDL from the exons ATGGCTGGAGCATCTCAAATCTATATTTTCTTTGGCGCACCTACCCTTTCAACTTCACCAAAGGCAGCTGATGAAGAGAATTTTTTATCTACCACTGCTGAACCATGGAGAAAGCTCCATCTTTCATTTACAAAAGACAACTTTGACCTTTGCACTAAAAAATGCAAAGATCCTAAGGGTACAGGGTATCATACAACCAGTGATGGAACATCAGCATCCTACACTAAAAGTGATTTTACAGCCAACTTTGAGAAGAAATGTGGGCTGGTTGATAGATTTTTAATGGACCATGTGATCAATGGTAGGAGCAATGAAACTAAAGAAAATAGTGAGTCATCTGGCAATTTATCTCATGTCAATGAAGATGGAAATACAGACAACCATTCAAAGCATCTTAGGCATCAGCAGTTTCCTAGTGATGGAAATACAGATGAGCAACCTGTCAAACTTTTGGAAAAGGCTGAAGGAGATACCATGATACATAACCACCTTGGCATTTCTCCTGTTATTTCTGGACCCCAAAACATTAGCAGAAGTGTGACATCTGTGTTACAAGGTGATAAGCTATCACACTTCCAGTGTGACCATGACAAGCCGCACGAGATATGTTGCACTGACATCACAAATGAATCTAAGAAACTTCTAGATCTGAATTCAAGGCTTGCCTTATCAGCAGACACTGAATTTCGTAGTATTCTGACCTCAAGTCAAGTTGCTCTCCTTTCAAGAAGGCCTGCTGCAGGACACAAGGAACTGGAAGATGAATTTACAAAGGTTAAGGGAATGGAAATGGGTGGCTCTTGTATGGAGACTGGAGAAGCTCTAGCTCCATCAGTTCAGTTAAATGAGAAATCTGGCACACATTCTAATGTGGGTGAGAGAAATCTCCATCCAGACAATGAAAGCTCTCCTGAACTCTTCACTCCTGATAGCACTTCAAAAGACAGCAGGCTGACCTATTTTACAAGAGAAACTAACTTTCAGAAAAATGTGATTGTGTCTACTGGCCTCTTGCATTCTGCCAGTGATGGTACTAATGACGAGATACACATTCAGCCATGGAAGAGTGGGATCCTGTGTTCTCAAGTGGACAACTCCCCAAAAGGATCCTCTAAAAGATCTCGAGCATTGGAAGACGTATTACCTGCAGCTAACTTTGCAATTGCAGGCCAGCAACTATCAAAGAAAACTAAGCTGGCTTACTCTTCAGCTTGGCCTGTTCTACCAAGAGAGCACCTGAAAATACCATCACTGAAGAAACTTCAGAAGCATCCATCGTTACTTAAAGACTGTGCCTGCAAAGGCCAAAAGTACAATGTCCTAGTCACAGTGCTACATCCTTGTCATATCAAGGAAATACAAATGAAGTCAGGGACTAAATTGTCCCCTAAAGTCCCATTAGCGACTATCGTCGTGTTTGATCAGTCGGAAATCCAACGGAAGGTGGTCTTGTGGAGAGCAGCAGCGTTCTGGTCACTTACGGTATTTCCTGGAGATATCATTATGCTCACAG ATGTTGGTGTGTATGAAGATCACTGGGCTGGGGAGATATTACTGCAATCAACATATACTAGTCAGCTATTGAACCTTGGGAGCTGCTTAGCTATCCAGCCAAAAGAAT TCTCCCATGTAGTGCATATTAATATCCTCCAGGAGTTGCTGGAGTACGTGTCCTCCAAGCATGCCTGTCTTCAAGCTCTCCCCCAAAGGGTGCCACAGAAACTTGACAGCATACAAAACGTCCTCCTAGATCAACTCCAAACTGATACGTTGGTGCACTCCATTGTGATAATTGTTAACATCGCTGTGCTAACAG ATCACATATGGCAGTTTAAGTATCTCTTTGCAAAACGCAACCCTGTCTCTGGGGACATTGAATTGCACACAACCCCGTGGTCATCTTTCGAATGTCTCTTTGATGATGACAAAAGAGCTGTTGAGTTCAAAGAGAAGTTTGACAGGGGTATCAAATCCCTGACGAGAGTGTCAAGCCTTCCTGCATACCTGGAGGAGAAACGTTCAG GAATAATCCAAGTGAGAGCTCACATCTCAGAGCTGAAGTTTGCCGTTGCTTCCTCTCCACATGGACAGCTTGTCTTCGATGCTTTCACATCTCTCCAGTACATATTTGATTCCCTTTCTCGGATCACCTACACAGGCTGTGCAAAATGCGGACTTGAACTACAAATGGACGACAATAAGATCTACAAACAGTGTTTTAGCTGCTTGCCCTTGAACAAAATCAAAATATTCTACag ACCCGCGTTGATGACTGTGGAGGATGGGGGATATGCCATCCCTCTGCAGGTGGTGCCAGAGCTGATGGAGAAAATGTTCCTCAATATCCCAGCAGACTGGCTGAACAAGACCATAG agcctttcttggaTACCACCTATGGCATGATTGTAGCAGACCTGTGCCATTCCCTGGTCACAGACACCAAAGCATCCTATCTTTTGAAAATGAGGAGTCAATTTGTTCTGGATGAAAACAGCTGTCCTTTGGAGAAGAACTTCTACCTGCTGGGTTTGCATATTGATCTCTGA
- the SHLD2 gene encoding shieldin complex subunit 2 isoform X1 — protein sequence MAGASQIYIFFGAPTLSTSPKAADEENFLSTTAEPWRKLHLSFTKDNFDLCTKKCKDPKGTGYHTTSDGTSASYTKSDFTANFEKKCGLVDRFLMDHVINGRSNETKENSESSGNLSHVNEDGNTDNHSKHLRHQQFPSDGNTDEQPVKLLEKAEGDTMIHNHLGISPVISGPQNISRSVTSVLQGDKLSHFQCDHDKPHEICCTDITNESKKLLDLNSRLALSADTEFRSILTSSQVALLSRRPAAGHKELEDEFTKVKGMEMGGSCMETGEALAPSVQLNEKSGTHSNVGERNLHPDNESSPELFTPDSTSKDSRLTYFTRETNFQKNVIVSTGLLHSASDGTNDEIHIQPWKSGILCSQVDNSPKGSSKRSRALEDVLPAANFAIAGQQLSKKTKLAYSSAWPVLPREHLKIPSLKKLQKHPSLLKDCACKGQKYNVLVTVLHPCHIKEIQMKSGTKLSPKVPLATIVVFDQSEIQRKVVLWRAAAFWSLTVFPGDIIMLTDVGVYEDHWAGEILLQSTYTSQLLNLGSCLAIQPKEFSHVVHINILQELLEYVSSKHACLQALPQRVPQKLDSIQNVLLDQLQTDTLVHSIVIIVNIAVLTETTYSYRGEKQTKIILTVEQVKDRCYPLVLWGAAAAACPQFQRRKDHIWQFKYLFAKRNPVSGDIELHTTPWSSFECLFDDDKRAVEFKEKFDRGIKSLTRVSSLPAYLEEKRSGIIQVRAHISELKFAVASSPHGQLVFDAFTSLQYIFDSLSRITYTGCAKCGLELQMDDNKIYKQCFSCLPLNKIKIFYRPALMTVEDGGYAIPLQVVPELMEKMFLNIPADWLNKTIEPFLDTTYGMIVADLCHSLVTDTKASYLLKMRSQFVLDENSCPLEKNFYLLGLHIDL from the exons ATGGCTGGAGCATCTCAAATCTATATTTTCTTTGGCGCACCTACCCTTTCAACTTCACCAAAGGCAGCTGATGAAGAGAATTTTTTATCTACCACTGCTGAACCATGGAGAAAGCTCCATCTTTCATTTACAAAAGACAACTTTGACCTTTGCACTAAAAAATGCAAAGATCCTAAGGGTACAGGGTATCATACAACCAGTGATGGAACATCAGCATCCTACACTAAAAGTGATTTTACAGCCAACTTTGAGAAGAAATGTGGGCTGGTTGATAGATTTTTAATGGACCATGTGATCAATGGTAGGAGCAATGAAACTAAAGAAAATAGTGAGTCATCTGGCAATTTATCTCATGTCAATGAAGATGGAAATACAGACAACCATTCAAAGCATCTTAGGCATCAGCAGTTTCCTAGTGATGGAAATACAGATGAGCAACCTGTCAAACTTTTGGAAAAGGCTGAAGGAGATACCATGATACATAACCACCTTGGCATTTCTCCTGTTATTTCTGGACCCCAAAACATTAGCAGAAGTGTGACATCTGTGTTACAAGGTGATAAGCTATCACACTTCCAGTGTGACCATGACAAGCCGCACGAGATATGTTGCACTGACATCACAAATGAATCTAAGAAACTTCTAGATCTGAATTCAAGGCTTGCCTTATCAGCAGACACTGAATTTCGTAGTATTCTGACCTCAAGTCAAGTTGCTCTCCTTTCAAGAAGGCCTGCTGCAGGACACAAGGAACTGGAAGATGAATTTACAAAGGTTAAGGGAATGGAAATGGGTGGCTCTTGTATGGAGACTGGAGAAGCTCTAGCTCCATCAGTTCAGTTAAATGAGAAATCTGGCACACATTCTAATGTGGGTGAGAGAAATCTCCATCCAGACAATGAAAGCTCTCCTGAACTCTTCACTCCTGATAGCACTTCAAAAGACAGCAGGCTGACCTATTTTACAAGAGAAACTAACTTTCAGAAAAATGTGATTGTGTCTACTGGCCTCTTGCATTCTGCCAGTGATGGTACTAATGACGAGATACACATTCAGCCATGGAAGAGTGGGATCCTGTGTTCTCAAGTGGACAACTCCCCAAAAGGATCCTCTAAAAGATCTCGAGCATTGGAAGACGTATTACCTGCAGCTAACTTTGCAATTGCAGGCCAGCAACTATCAAAGAAAACTAAGCTGGCTTACTCTTCAGCTTGGCCTGTTCTACCAAGAGAGCACCTGAAAATACCATCACTGAAGAAACTTCAGAAGCATCCATCGTTACTTAAAGACTGTGCCTGCAAAGGCCAAAAGTACAATGTCCTAGTCACAGTGCTACATCCTTGTCATATCAAGGAAATACAAATGAAGTCAGGGACTAAATTGTCCCCTAAAGTCCCATTAGCGACTATCGTCGTGTTTGATCAGTCGGAAATCCAACGGAAGGTGGTCTTGTGGAGAGCAGCAGCGTTCTGGTCACTTACGGTATTTCCTGGAGATATCATTATGCTCACAG ATGTTGGTGTGTATGAAGATCACTGGGCTGGGGAGATATTACTGCAATCAACATATACTAGTCAGCTATTGAACCTTGGGAGCTGCTTAGCTATCCAGCCAAAAGAAT TCTCCCATGTAGTGCATATTAATATCCTCCAGGAGTTGCTGGAGTACGTGTCCTCCAAGCATGCCTGTCTTCAAGCTCTCCCCCAAAGGGTGCCACAGAAACTTGACAGCATACAAAACGTCCTCCTAGATCAACTCCAAACTGATACGTTGGTGCACTCCATTGTGATAATTGTTAACATCGCTGTGCTAACAG AAACTACATACAGTTACagaggagaaaaacaaacaaaaattattcTAACAGTGGAGCAGGTCAAGGATCGGTGCTACCCATTAGTGCTGTGgggagctgcagctgctgcctgtcCTCAGTTTCAAAGGAGAAAAG ATCACATATGGCAGTTTAAGTATCTCTTTGCAAAACGCAACCCTGTCTCTGGGGACATTGAATTGCACACAACCCCGTGGTCATCTTTCGAATGTCTCTTTGATGATGACAAAAGAGCTGTTGAGTTCAAAGAGAAGTTTGACAGGGGTATCAAATCCCTGACGAGAGTGTCAAGCCTTCCTGCATACCTGGAGGAGAAACGTTCAG GAATAATCCAAGTGAGAGCTCACATCTCAGAGCTGAAGTTTGCCGTTGCTTCCTCTCCACATGGACAGCTTGTCTTCGATGCTTTCACATCTCTCCAGTACATATTTGATTCCCTTTCTCGGATCACCTACACAGGCTGTGCAAAATGCGGACTTGAACTACAAATGGACGACAATAAGATCTACAAACAGTGTTTTAGCTGCTTGCCCTTGAACAAAATCAAAATATTCTACag ACCCGCGTTGATGACTGTGGAGGATGGGGGATATGCCATCCCTCTGCAGGTGGTGCCAGAGCTGATGGAGAAAATGTTCCTCAATATCCCAGCAGACTGGCTGAACAAGACCATAG agcctttcttggaTACCACCTATGGCATGATTGTAGCAGACCTGTGCCATTCCCTGGTCACAGACACCAAAGCATCCTATCTTTTGAAAATGAGGAGTCAATTTGTTCTGGATGAAAACAGCTGTCCTTTGGAGAAGAACTTCTACCTGCTGGGTTTGCATATTGATCTCTGA